Proteins encoded in a region of the Paraburkholderia flava genome:
- a CDS encoding phosphotransferase, translating to MVQPADPTDGTAAHADYSAFEGTRPVSGRQRFDVDALTTWLDTHVDGFAGPLTVEQFAGGQSNPTFKLVTPQRAYVMRAKPGPAAKLLPSAHAVEREYRVMDALADTDVPVAKMLALCEDESVIGRAFYVMEFVQGRVLWDPSLPGASSAERTAIFDEMNRVIAALHSVDVAAVGLADYGKPGNYFTRQIGRWSRQYQASETEPIDAMNRLIDWLPQHIPDQGDAANERVSIVHGDYRMDNLIFHPDEPRVLAVLDWELSTLGDPLADFSYHCMTWHVDPSQFRGIAGLDWAALGIPDEAHYVERYLSRTGFGIPGDWNFYLAYNMFRIAAILQGIMKRVVDGTAASAQALDAGRRARPMAELAWQYAQKVR from the coding sequence ATGGTGCAACCAGCCGATCCCACGGACGGCACCGCAGCCCACGCGGACTATTCGGCGTTCGAAGGCACGCGTCCGGTGTCGGGACGTCAGCGCTTCGACGTCGATGCGTTGACCACATGGCTCGACACGCATGTCGACGGATTCGCGGGACCGCTCACGGTCGAGCAGTTCGCCGGCGGCCAGTCGAACCCGACCTTCAAGCTCGTCACGCCGCAGCGCGCGTACGTGATGCGTGCGAAGCCAGGACCGGCGGCGAAGCTGCTGCCGTCCGCGCATGCGGTCGAACGCGAGTACCGCGTGATGGATGCGCTCGCCGATACCGACGTGCCGGTCGCGAAGATGCTCGCGCTGTGCGAGGACGAAAGCGTGATCGGCCGCGCGTTCTACGTGATGGAGTTCGTGCAGGGACGCGTGCTGTGGGACCCGTCGCTGCCCGGCGCGAGCAGCGCCGAACGCACCGCGATCTTCGACGAGATGAATCGCGTGATCGCCGCGCTGCATTCGGTCGACGTCGCGGCCGTCGGACTCGCCGACTACGGCAAGCCGGGCAACTATTTCACGCGGCAGATCGGCCGCTGGAGCCGCCAGTACCAGGCATCCGAGACCGAGCCGATCGATGCGATGAACCGGTTGATCGACTGGCTGCCGCAGCACATACCCGACCAGGGCGATGCAGCGAACGAACGCGTGTCGATCGTGCACGGCGACTACCGGATGGACAATCTGATCTTCCATCCCGACGAGCCGCGCGTGCTCGCGGTGCTCGACTGGGAACTGTCGACGCTCGGCGATCCGCTCGCCGATTTCTCGTATCACTGCATGACATGGCACGTCGATCCGTCGCAGTTTCGCGGCATCGCGGGGCTCGACTGGGCCGCGCTCGGCATTCCCGACGAAGCGCACTACGTTGAGCGCTACCTCTCACGGACCGGGTTCGGGATACCCGGCGACTGGAATTTCTATCTCGCGTACAACATGTTCCGCATCGCGGCGATCCTGCAGGGGATCATGAAGCGCGTCGTCGATGGGACGGCTGCGAGTGCGCAGGCGCTCGACGCCGGTCGTCGCGCGCGTCCGATGGCGGAACTCGCGTGGCAGTACGCGCAGAAAGTGCGGTAA
- a CDS encoding acyl-CoA dehydrogenase family protein — MNFDYTPKVDALREKLLAFFDAHIYPNEPVFTGEIARNRQNGNPWLPTELIETLKQTARDAGLWNLFLPDSERGAGLTNLEYAPLCEIMGRVPWAPEVFNCNAPDTGNMETIERYGSDANKREWLEPLLQGQIRSAFLMTEPDVASSDATNIQTRITRDGDDYVINGRKWWSSGAGDPRCKVYIVMGKTDPDAPRHQQQSMILVPADAAGITVHRPLTLYGYDDAPHGHMEITLENVRVPAGNLLLGEGRGFEIAQGRLGPGRIHHCMRLIGLAERALELMAKRTLSRVAFGKPIAEQGVTQERIAEARCMIEQARLLTLKTAYMMDTVGNKGARGEIAMIKVVAPNMACQIIDWAIQAHGAGGLSDDFPLAYAYALARTLRFADGPDEVHRNAIAKLELARHLPARA; from the coding sequence ATGAATTTCGATTACACCCCGAAGGTCGACGCGCTGCGCGAAAAACTGCTCGCGTTCTTCGACGCACACATCTATCCGAACGAACCGGTCTTCACCGGCGAAATCGCGCGCAACCGGCAAAACGGCAACCCCTGGCTGCCGACCGAGCTGATCGAAACGCTGAAGCAGACCGCACGCGATGCTGGTCTATGGAATCTCTTCCTGCCCGACTCCGAACGCGGCGCCGGACTGACGAATCTCGAATACGCGCCACTGTGCGAAATCATGGGCCGGGTGCCGTGGGCGCCGGAAGTGTTCAACTGCAACGCGCCCGACACCGGCAACATGGAGACGATCGAGCGCTACGGCAGCGACGCGAATAAACGCGAATGGCTCGAACCGCTGCTCCAAGGGCAGATCCGCTCGGCGTTCCTGATGACGGAGCCGGACGTCGCGTCGTCGGATGCGACCAACATCCAGACGCGCATCACGCGAGACGGCGACGACTACGTGATCAACGGCCGCAAGTGGTGGTCATCGGGTGCGGGCGATCCGCGCTGCAAGGTGTACATCGTGATGGGCAAGACCGATCCGGATGCGCCGCGCCATCAGCAGCAGTCGATGATCCTCGTCCCCGCCGACGCGGCCGGCATCACCGTGCATCGCCCGCTGACGCTGTACGGTTACGACGACGCGCCGCACGGTCACATGGAGATCACGCTCGAGAACGTGCGCGTCCCTGCAGGCAATCTGCTGCTCGGCGAAGGGCGCGGCTTCGAAATCGCGCAGGGCCGGCTCGGACCGGGCCGCATCCATCACTGCATGCGGCTCATCGGCCTCGCCGAACGCGCGCTCGAACTGATGGCGAAGCGCACGCTCTCGCGCGTCGCATTCGGCAAGCCGATCGCCGAACAGGGCGTCACGCAGGAACGTATTGCGGAGGCGCGCTGCATGATCGAACAGGCTCGCCTGCTCACGCTGAAAACGGCCTACATGATGGACACCGTCGGCAACAAGGGCGCGCGCGGCGAGATCGCGATGATCAAGGTCGTCGCGCCGAACATGGCGTGTCAGATCATCGACTGGGCGATCCAGGCACACGGCGCGGGTGGTCTGTCCGACGACTTTCCGCTCGCGTATGCGTACGCGCTCGCGCGCACGCTGCGCTTCGCCGATGGTCCCGACGAAGTGCATCGGAATGCGATCGCGAAGCTCGAACTCGCACGTCATCTGCCGGCGCGGGCATAA
- a CDS encoding glutathione binding-like protein — protein sequence MIDVYSWATPNGHKVHIMLEETGLEYTAHPVDIGAGDQFKPDFLAVSPNNKIPAIVDPAGPRGADGRPFALFESGAILIYLAEKTGRFLPTDPAERYATLQWLMFQMGGIGPMLGQTHHFRVYAPEPIEYAINRYTNETRRLYGVMDRQLGKHAYLAGDAYTIADIASFPWTRSWKNQGIELDDFPNVKRWHEEIAERPAVVRGVEVLASVRKPVMDDKAKEMLFGATQYAKR from the coding sequence ATGATCGACGTTTACAGCTGGGCCACGCCGAACGGCCACAAGGTTCACATCATGCTCGAGGAAACGGGCCTCGAGTACACCGCGCATCCGGTCGATATCGGTGCCGGCGATCAGTTCAAACCCGACTTCCTCGCTGTCAGCCCCAACAACAAGATTCCCGCGATCGTCGATCCGGCCGGTCCGCGCGGTGCCGACGGTCGTCCGTTCGCGCTGTTCGAATCGGGTGCGATCCTGATTTATCTAGCCGAGAAAACCGGCCGCTTCCTGCCCACCGATCCCGCCGAACGCTACGCGACGCTGCAGTGGCTGATGTTCCAGATGGGCGGCATCGGTCCGATGCTCGGTCAGACGCACCACTTCCGCGTCTATGCGCCGGAACCGATCGAATACGCGATCAACCGCTACACGAACGAAACGCGTCGTCTGTACGGCGTGATGGACCGGCAGCTTGGCAAGCACGCGTATCTCGCCGGCGACGCGTACACGATCGCGGATATCGCGTCGTTTCCGTGGACGCGTTCATGGAAGAACCAGGGTATCGAACTCGACGATTTTCCGAACGTGAAGCGCTGGCACGAGGAAATTGCCGAGCGGCCGGCCGTGGTACGCGGCGTCGAAGTGCTTGCGTCGGTGCGCAAGCCGGTGATGGACGACAAGGCGAAGGAAATGCTGTTCGGCGCGACGCAGTACGCGAAGCGTTAA
- a CDS encoding histidine phosphatase family protein, whose protein sequence is MSTPTFQLPSRRRIFLMRHGDVTYFDASGRTIDPDTVPLNDHGRSQASAAGRAFAEAGIRFDRVIVSGLPRTVETAQRVLAETGQTIEPEIEPAWREIRGGKLGSLPAADLEAAFLSAFDGIVDEGTRFLGGETIGELFDRVLPALVTLRDDTSWDTVLLVLHGGVNRAILSHALTAGGRTFFGHLAQATGCINALDVGASPRDWVLRTINYAPPSPLHRDVRNTTMEMLYAQFTQYRRR, encoded by the coding sequence ATGAGCACGCCCACGTTCCAGTTGCCGTCGCGCCGCCGCATCTTCCTGATGCGGCACGGCGACGTCACGTACTTCGACGCATCCGGTCGAACGATCGATCCGGACACCGTGCCGCTGAATGACCACGGTCGCAGTCAGGCCAGCGCCGCAGGCCGCGCGTTCGCCGAAGCGGGCATCCGCTTCGACCGCGTGATCGTCAGCGGATTGCCGCGCACCGTCGAAACCGCGCAGCGCGTGCTCGCCGAGACCGGTCAAACGATCGAGCCCGAGATCGAACCCGCATGGCGCGAAATTCGCGGTGGCAAACTGGGCAGCCTGCCCGCTGCCGATCTCGAAGCGGCGTTTCTCTCCGCGTTCGACGGCATCGTCGACGAGGGCACGCGCTTTCTCGGCGGCGAGACGATCGGCGAGCTGTTCGATCGCGTGCTGCCGGCGCTCGTGACGCTGCGCGACGACACATCGTGGGACACCGTGCTGCTCGTGCTGCACGGCGGCGTGAACCGCGCGATCCTGTCGCATGCGTTAACTGCCGGCGGCCGCACGTTCTTCGGTCACCTCGCGCAGGCGACCGGCTGCATCAACGCGCTCGACGTCGGCGCGTCACCGCGCGACTGGGTGCTGCGCACGATCAATTACGCGCCGCCGTCGCCGCTGCATCGCGACGTCCGCAACACGACGATGGAAATGCTGTACGCGCAGTTCACTCAATACCGGCGACGCTGA